The following are encoded together in the bacterium genome:
- a CDS encoding VOC family protein has translation MKLHSILLYVPNVREVADWYAAHLGLEFIENQEDGKFAMLKSDSGSLLGIHYSPDAPASPGNIGLYFAVADVDAQYEKMRAAGCEFRQEPRDEPWGSRMATTRDPAGHWVGIESPVAKSVYNEH, from the coding sequence ATGAAGCTTCACAGCATATTGCTTTACGTCCCGAACGTGCGCGAAGTCGCGGACTGGTACGCGGCGCACCTGGGGCTTGAGTTCATCGAGAACCAGGAAGACGGCAAGTTCGCGATGCTCAAATCCGATTCGGGTTCGCTTCTGGGCATACACTACTCGCCCGACGCGCCGGCGAGTCCGGGAAACATCGGGCTTTATTTCGCGGTCGCAGACGTGGATGCGCAGTACGAGAAGATGCGCGCGGCCGGTTGCGAATTCAGGCAAGAGCCGCGCGACGAGCCGTGGGGATCGCGGATGGCGACGACGCGCGATCCCGCGGGACACTGGGTGGGAATAGAATCGCCCGTCGCGAAGTCGGTCTACAATGAGCACTGA